The proteins below are encoded in one region of Primulina huaijiensis isolate GDHJ02 unplaced genomic scaffold, ASM1229523v2 scaffold207164, whole genome shotgun sequence:
- the LOC140966566 gene encoding serine/threonine-protein kinase-like protein CR4 — SAECFSNCSNAANARNKSVTFWSLHLPIIIAEISFVVFLVLVISLTSVLYVRYKLRNCRCSGKSKKSGGNGSCHRESGKIRPDLDELKIRRAQMFTYEELERATGGFKEESVVGKGSFSFVFKGVLQDGTIVAVKRAIVFPDMKNTNEFHNELDLLSRLNHAHLLNLLGYCEEGEERLLVYEFMANGSLHQHLHGENKELKEKLNWVRRVTIVVQAARGIEYLHGYACPPVIHRDIKSSNILIDEEHNARVADFGLSLLGPANSSSHLAELPAGTLGYLDPEYYRLHYLTTKSDVYSFGVLLLEILSGRKAIDLQYEEGNIVEWAVPLIKASEIEAILDPVLHPPMDLESLKRIANVASKCVRMTGKERPSMDKVTTALERSLAMLMGSPCNEQPILPTEVVLGSSRMHRKSSQRLGNRSSSETEGADTEDQMIEFRAPSWITFPSVASSQRRKSSVSDSDLEAKNLDSRNCGNSTRAGDGLRSLVEEIGPASPQEHLYLQHNF; from the coding sequence TCTGCTGAGTGCTTCTCCAACTGTTCTAATGCTGCCAATGCTCGAAATAAGAGTGTAACATTTTGGTCCCTGCATTTGCCAATCATTATTGCTGAGATATCCTTTGTTGTGTTCTTGGTACTTGTTATCTCCTTGACTTCGGTTCTGTATGTTCGATATAAATTGAGGAACTGTAGGTGTTCTGGGAAATCCAAGAAAAGTGGTGGAAATGGTTCTTGTCATAGGGAGAGCGGAAAAATTAGGCCAGACTTGGATGAACTGAAGATAAGAAGGGCTCAAATGTTTACATACGAAGAGCTTGAGAGAGCTACTGGTGGATTTAAGGAAGAATCGGTGGTAGGAAAGGGTAGCTTTTCCTTTGTCTTTAAAGGAGTCTTGCAGGATGGCACGATAGTTGCAGTCAAAAGGGCTATAGTGTTTCCAGATATGAAGAACACAAACGAGTTTCATAACGAGCTTGATTTACTTTCAAGGTTAAATCATGCCCATTTACTCAATTTGCTTGGTTATTGCGAAGAAGGGGAAGAGAGGCTTCTTGTTTATGAGTTTATGGCTAATGGCTCCTTGCACCAGCATCTACATGGTGAAAACAAGGAActgaaagaaaaattaaattgggTAAGGAGGGTTACGATAGTGGTCCAAGCAGCTCGGGGGATTGAATATCTACACGGTTATGCTTGTCCTCCTGTGATTCACCGGGACATAAAGTCTTCAAACATTCTAATCGATGAAGAGCATAATGCTCGGGTTGCTGATTTTGGGCTCTCTTTATTAGGGCCTGCCAATAGTAGCTCCCATTTAGCTGAACTACCTGCCGGAACTCTCGGATATCTTGACCCCGAGTACTATAGGCTTCACTACCTCACGACCAAATCCGATGTTTATAGTTTTGGTGTTCTGCTATTGGAAATTCTTAGCGGAAGAAAAGCTATTGACTTGCAGTATGAAGAAGGAAACATAGTCGAATGGGCTGTCCCTTTGATCAAAGCTAGTGAGATAGAAGCCATTTTAGACCCGGTTTTGCATCCTCCAATGGATCTTGAATCTCTAAAGCGGATTGCTAATGTAGCTAGCAAATGTGTGAGAATGACAGGAAAGGAGAGGCCATCAATGGACAAAGTGACAACAGCATTGGAGCGGTCACTTGCTATGCTAATGGGTAGCCCATGTAACGAGCAACCAATCTTGCCAACCGAGGTGGTTTTAGGAAGTAGTAGAATGCATCGGAAATCTTCTCAAAGATTGGGAAACCGTTCATCCTCAGAAACTGAGGGGGCGGATACGGAGGATCAAATGATCGAATTTAGAGCTCCATCATGGATAACATTTCCCAGTGTTGCATCTTCTCAGAGGAGAAAATCGTCTGTTTCTGATTCTGATCTCGAGGCAAAGAACCTGGATTCAAGAAATTGTGGCAATAGCACCCGCGCGGGAGATGGATTGAGAAGTCTGGTCGAAGAGATTGGACCAGCTTCTCCTCAAGAACACTTGTACTTGCAGCACAACTTCTAA